The Candidatus Binatia bacterium genomic interval ATCGGACTCTGTGCATCGCGCGTGGTGAAGCGGTACCAGTACCAGCGATCCGGCTGCAGGCCTTGCGGCTCGACGTGGATCGAGTGCGCCCAGGCCGGCTCGGCAACGGCGGTTCCTCGACGAATCACGTCTTGCATGGATTCGTCGGCCGCTACTTCCCAGCCCACTTCCACTGCTTGCGAGGACGCGCCGATGAGGCGCGTCCAGAGCACCACGCTCGACGGCATCGGGTAGCCCGAGGCGACGCCGAGCGCGAACGGGTAATCCGCCTGGGAGAAAGCGGGTGAAACAGCGAGCGCACCCAGGGAAGCGAGGAAGCGGCGCCTGTCAATCATGCGAATAGAATAACGTCATGATCCACTTCGTGGTGCACGAGGAGGGCGACGGGGTCGGCGTCGTCGTCGTCGAGGGAGTCAAGTCCGGCCAGCCGCTCGACGGCTGGATCATGGAAGACGACAAAGACCTCCGTGTGACGGCGAAGAGCGATATCCCGATCGGCCACAAGATGGCGCTGCGCGACTACCAGCCGGGCGACACGGTGATCAAGTACGGCGTCGACATCGGCAAGGTGGTCAAGCCGATCGCGAAGGGCGAGCATCTCCACGTGCACAACCTCAAGACCAAGCGCTGGTAGTCATGCAGAACAGCTTCTGGGGCTACAAAAGAGAGAACGGCCGAATCGGCGTGCGCAATCACGTCATCATCCTGCCGGTCGACGATCTGTCGAACGCCGCCGCCGAAGCGGTCGCGAACAACATCAAGGGCGTGATGGCGCTGCCGCACCCCTACGGGCGACTGCAGTTCGGCGCCGACCTCGAGCTGCATTTCCGCACGCTGATCGGCACCGGCGCGAACCCCAACGTCGCCGCGGTGGTGGTGATCGGGATCGAGGAAGGCTGGACCGCGCGCGTCGTCGAGGCCATCGCCAAGACCGGCAAGCCCGTCGCCGGCTTCGGCATCGAGGGCCACGGCGACCACGAGACCATCCGCCGCGCCTCGCAGAAGGCGCGCGAGTTCCTGCAGTGGGCGAGCGAGCTGCGCCGCGAGGAGCGCCCGCTGAAGGAGCTGTGGGTCTCGACCAAATGCGGCGAATCGGACACGACCTCCGGC includes:
- a CDS encoding UxaA family hydrolase, producing the protein MIHFVVHEEGDGVGVVVVEGVKSGQPLDGWIMEDDKDLRVTAKSDIPIGHKMALRDYQPGDTVIKYGVDIGKVVKPIAKGEHLHVHNLKTKRW
- a CDS encoding UxaA family hydrolase, translating into MQNSFWGYKRENGRIGVRNHVIILPVDDLSNAAAEAVANNIKGVMALPHPYGRLQFGADLELHFRTLIGTGANPNVAAVVVIGIEEGWTARVVEAIAKTGKPVAGFGIEGHGDHETIRRASQKAREFLQWASELRREERPLKELWVSTKCGESDTTSG